Part of the Oncorhynchus kisutch isolate 150728-3 linkage group LG2, Okis_V2, whole genome shotgun sequence genome, taGGTGGCACCTGATATAGTGGTGATTTTTCCCGTCAACACTGGGATTCAAGCTAAACATTACAACAAAGTAAGAAAATGAACAGGGCTCAATATAGCATTGGCATTATATCAGATGCTATCTTATATGGCTGATCATAAATTGATTTATACTACAGGCAAAAAGCTTATTCAGATGTGAAGGGCATACTGTACTCACAATGGGAATGGGATGGGGTTGTAACTGTTGCCTGGCAGCAAGTTGGCTAGAATGGCCTTCATGGTGGACTTCTCTTTCACCTGGCTGTCATTGGAGCCCAACAGGTGTCCATCAAACACATCTAGGAGACAACAAGAATGGAGTTAGAGACCAGAGAGGTCTGTATTTAGATACACACTGTAGATCTAGAGAAAGTGAATGGTAAGCGTACGTGGGGGGTTGTGTTTGTGATTctacagatgtgtgtgtgcgttcaccCTCTGGGATGCTGACAGAGTCCTGGTCAGGAAAGGATGGTCCAGACGAGAGAGGTTCTGAGCCGGGTTCCCCTGGTGACGGTAACGTTAGCAATGACGACCCCGAGCTCGAGGGCAGGGTAGTGAGGTGACGGTCCTCTGTCAATTGAAAAACAGACACGCCCATCAACTACTGAGAGAAGTACTATAGCATTCTGACTGAAAGCTGGGGAAAAAAATCCTCTCACCTTTGTCACCATTTTGTACCACAGGGGAGGGGTTGCGTGGAGAAGACTCCAGAACACTGGTCTGTTAAACAAAATAAATACGTAACATTCCATCCTTTAGGATACAAGTCCTTATCATATACTAAGCTCATCCTATCATCTGAATTATATCAGGTATATATTGCACTGACCTTGCTGTCGTCTGTCGGTCTGTGTCTCCCAGGGCTGGCTGGGACCGACAGACGCTTCCTGCCCTTCTCCTGCTGGAATAGGTCCTGCAGCCTGGAGGTTAAATGGTTCAACAAATTAATTATATGAGATAAAAAATGAAGCCTAGTACTAGACTAAAAACGCGTGTTTATTGGAGATTCATTTATCTGTGTCTAGGAAACCACCCCTAACATTAAAAGCTGCTCCGATATCAGTGTTCTCACCTGCTGTTCCAGGACTGCAGTGTTTCACACAGGCTCTGTTTCTTCACTACCACTGATTCCAGTACAGTCTGGAGCTGCTGGGGGGAGTCACTACCACAAGCCTGGAGACGAGCCTGCAGCTTCTCTATCCAGCTACGCAGCTCTGCCTCCTccatctgaacacacacaaagaaaactgatgggaaccatgtgtttgatacctttcCATTCAATCATTATAATGAGCCCGTCCTCTGATTTACAGTGACAACACTGATGAAAAGTCAGCCTCCACTGCACTATACATACACGAGACATATTTGGAGTGTAGCTCCCACCCTTCGAGGGGGAACCTACGTCTTTCTGTGCAAACAGGTCCTCCATCTTCTCTTCGCGTGTCTTGCTGAAGGTGTCCGTCTTCAGGGAGGTGAGGCGGTCCTCTATGGCCAGGTACACCTGATTCACCCTgacaagagggagagaatggaaaaGGACTGGTCAGAACTAGAAAGAAGGTCAAAACTAGTCAAACTAGATTATTCAGATTCGTCAGTtggagcctggtcccagatctgtttgtaccgTCTTGCCAACTCAGAGGACAATAACCATAGGACTCAGCTATACAGCAcaaatggcaggtagcctagaggttagagcgttggactagtaaccggaaggttgcaagatcaaatccccgagctgacaaggtaaaaatctgtcgttctgcacctgaacaaggcggttaagaacaaattcttataggaacagtgggttaactgacttgcctagttaaataaaaggtcaaataaaaataaataaataaaaaacagatctgggaccaggctacttaaGGCCAtggtagacagacaacaggtagACAGTTACTTCTGTGAGAAGTCCTTGAGGTCCTGCTGCATGCTTGCCTTGGAGGGCCCCTGGTTCCTGATGAAGATCTTAGGGGGAGGGAGGCAGATCTCCAGCAGTCTCACTGAGATGTAGCTGGGGGTTAGACAAGTGGAATGGCATGGGCATATACAGATGTTTTGAATTGTTGCAAAAATGATAAGAAAAAAATAGTAGGAATGATAAATGATGGATAGATGTATgaatggatggttggatggatgaaAATAAAAGCCTTGGCCTATGTTTCCCACCTGAATGAGGCCACCATCTGGTTGTAGGAGAAGTACTGGTGGTAGTCTTTGTGGATGGAGTGGCCACAGGGCTCAGCATTAGCCCTCCTGGTATACTGGTGACCATAGAACCTCAGCTCCAGGTACTTAGCAAAGGACATGGACCACGAGTCATTGGACAGGGGCACCACAGGAGTCAcctacagagacagcagaataCAAGGATCAAAGCTCTTTGAGCGATAGAAACTAAGCAGACCTGGACAGCAGCTTTTTGCTCTAGCCAAAAACTGGCAATTCTGATTAGCAAGACTTTGATTAGTTGAACTAGGTGATCTCGCTATTAACTAAAACAAACAGTTAGGTGTGATAGCTATAGAGCAAGTCCTGGGGTTAGTCATGGAACAGATAAGGAAACGCAGATTAACAAGTTACTGTACCTGTTTGCATATGCGGCACCAGGAGTAGTTGAGGATGGTGTGTTGGTATCCAGGCACAGGAGAGTCCAGCTCCTTCAGTACGATCTGAACACAGCCACTGCCATGGACAAACCGCCGTACATGGTGCACCATGGGAGTCTCACAGAACATACTAGGGCACTGATAGGATGGCCTTTATCATGCAttcacagacacacgcacacagacagacacgtcaGGGCAAAGAAGAGGGACTTCATTGAATGACATTTTATTACATATCAATGACACACTTCATGGTCAAATATTTGATCGGAAATTCAATAAATAATTTGTCAGGTTCTGATATTTCTCCCTCACCTGAAACAGTATCTCTCCAAGAATATTCCTAGTGTGAGGTCATTCTTTCCGTAGAACTCCATCGTGACAATCCTGTTGAGAACAAATAAGTCTTTGTGAATAGCTGACCTTTCAGAGTTCAGTCAGCTAGTCTTTCACACCGGGTTCACAAGATTTCTATTGCTCCTAAGGGGATAAATAAAGCTGTACTGAATTGAAGACCACCAGGGTTGAGTGGGGTTTACCAGGGACTGACGCAGGGGTTGGGGGAGTTGTTGGACTGGGCTGAGGAGCTGCTGAACAGAACACACAGTCTCTGGTGGTTCACCGGGTTCAGGCAGTCCAGCTAAAAACACAAAAGTAATGGTGGTCAACAACAACAAGCACATATGCTTTACAATTCAAGAGCGCACTTCGCCTCTTCAGACATCCCCTAATCTCTCTGGAGAGTGAGTGAGGTGGTGTGCTCATCAATGGAACACACGGAGCAGTAAACTAGCACTGACCAAGGGAGATGTTAACATATGTTGTCTGTAATGGAACAATATCTAACGCCACAGATACATCAGTGAGACTGTTGGAGATCGGTCTTCTCCCTCTGCCTATCTGTCCCATCCATCTCCTATTATTGTGGTGTGTAGATGTGCTAACTAGCTGGCCATGACTCACCTTGGAGGCCCAGGTCATGTCGTTCTGTCCTGCTGGTTTCTCTTCCTCACTATCAGCCTTGACGGGGTGCTTGGGTGGTGGAGCCTCTCGGACTGGTGGCTGAGGTAGGGGCTGGGTGAAGGGGTCTGCCTCCTGCCGGAGGCGGCCCCCCTGGGCACGGTAGTCTGCCAGCATCTTGGCCAGGTCCTGGCTGCTGCCCAGCTGCTCTGCGATGCGGGCGCTGGTAAGGTGGTGGGAGGGTAACACCTGGATGGGGCGGAGGGGAGGGACTCCGTTGGTGATGCCTCCACCTGACGGGGCGGAATCTTTGAGGAGTTGTCGCTTACGTCGACAGTCCAGTTCTTTGAAGTCCTTGTTGAGCAGCGGGGAGAGGTACACCTGCACGAGGAACTAGTTTGTTACATCTCAAATACAAAAATAGCATATCGGCTCATTCGCCTAGCACTTAAGTGTTATGAGATGTGCGTAATGCACATGCATGACAACAACTCTTTTGGTAGACATCTCCACTATAACTAACAACTGAGTACAGAGGAATTAACGGTCACGTGAACAGATGACCTGATATTCTATTGTACATTACTGAACTACATTGAGCGAATTGATAGAAAGCAGGTTGAAAAACCTTCAGTGAATGTAAACCAACAGACCTTTTCAGGAAAGTAGTCTCTGCTGGGGCAGCGTAGGCCAGCAGGCGTGAGGAGGAAGGGCTCTCTAAAGGTGATAAAGGGGGAGATACAAAGGATGATGTCCTTCAGCTCCTGTTTGAAGCCTGCCGTAAGCGTCTTGAGACGGTCGTCCGTTGAGGCCACCTGCTCGGTGGCAAAACAGAAGAGGATATTGTAGGGCAATGGAAACCAACATGTTTCTGTCTGTATCCTTAATCAGTTCTCCCTCACCTGCTCTGTGACAAACAGCCCTGTGTCATCCTGCAGGGGGTCTCTGAATAGCCTGGGGGGTGTCTCTGAACCCGAGCTCTCCTCCCGCGACTCACCCCTCCCCAGAACCCCCGACCCGCTCCCCCCCTCAGTCTCCCCCTTCCCTGATCCAATCTCATCTGCCAACTCCTCCAGGTCATCAATAAGATAGGGTGGGGACACTGGAGGTGGCAGCACCTGGCGATTGGACAACGGCGTGGAGGTCATGACCTCTGCTGACtccaccccctcagcccccaaggaggaagaggaggacaggaagtgTTTTTTGTTGACTTTTACACCATGGACATCTTTAGGCGAGGAGGACTCTGATACAGATTTCCCAAGGGAagacttctcctcctcctcccccagcacAGTCTCTCCTCCCTGGGAGAGGGTGCTCTGGTCGGTCCCATTTTCctggctctcctcctcctcctcaacagtAGTGCTCTCCAGGAGACAGGGGAAGGAGTTGGTCTTGGCCAGGCTGGGAGGCATGGCGAACTCATCCATGAGGAAGGATATCTCTAGCTgggagtggtaggccacacacacCATGAGGATGATGATCTCTTTAACCCTGGCCAGCTCATACTCAGATGCCCCGCGAAGCTTTATGGTACAGCCCAGCTGGGGAGAGCAGCCCTCAAAGAACATGAGAGTCTTCAACTCATctgtcacagagagagaagggaagagaggagaacacaTTACATAGTTGTGCTGTGGAGATAAGTCTAGACTGGGCGGGAGGAACTTGTGAATGAACACACCTGGTTGCAGTAGGTTTCATGTGTTGGATTATTTAAGTGAATTAAGTTTTATGAACGGCTTACAATATCTAACAGACAGAGTAGTTTCCACTCACTATTGGCCAGCTGGAAAGAGTGTAGGTAGAACTTTTGGCAGGTTCCCAGTCGAGGCTTGGTGAGCAGCTGGTCCATGGACATGACTAGGTCCCCCTGGGTCATACGACTCACCCTGTCCAAGACTTGCTGCAGAGAACCAGAGGTGGGAAAGAGAGACTGAGGGCAGGTACGGCTAATAGACAGTTGAATGGGTTAAGCAGAAGAACAGGCTAACATGGCTAAAGACACCATCAAAAAGAGTTCAAAACAAAAAGCTAACAGCTACAtaaaggtaactgccaaaataatgggaaCACCTGAGTGAATGAGGgacacaaagtatattgaaagcaggtgcttccacacaggtgtggttcctgagttagttaagcaattaacatcccatcatgcttagggtacaaaaatgctgggcaggctcACAGGGCATGAgaggtcactgaatggtttggaGTATGAAAATGACGTAAATCATATGTAATGgtcatctcagtcaccagatctcaacccaattgaacacttatgggagattctggagtggcgccggagacagcgttttccaccaccatcaacaaaacaccaaattatggaatttcttgtttacgaatggtgttgcatccctccaatagagttccagaaacatataatctatgccaaggtgtattctggctcgtggtggccctatgttggtgtttcctttattttggcagttacctgtatgtaacATGTTCTAAAGCTAATTAAGGTGTGTTTGGAAACATACCCCATGCTAGTACGGTAACTAGTACAGAGAGCTAGAAAGAGGGCAGGGCAGTACTGACTGGTTTAAGGTCAATAACTAGCAGAAATGTAAGTAGTGACAGAGGGCAGAACAGAGGGCTAGAGAAAGCTAGTGAGATATCAGTAATGACTGGTTTGACATTGATAACCACAGCTAATAAGGTAACTAGCAgtacagagagctagagaggtacTGACTGGTTTGACGTTGATGACCAATGTGATCCCGTGCTCCAGCAGCATGTCCTGAGCGATACGAGACACAGTCTTCTCTACCAGCACAAGGTTGGGACGCACGTCCGCTATACGCTGAACATAGTTCTTCAGAAACTCACGCTCCTGGGGAACAAAGACAaagatttctttatttttcttaaTTTCTAGAAATTATGGATGGGTGTCAGCAAAtttgtgaaatatattttaaattaaccccgttttctccccaatttcatggtatccaattggtagttacagtcttgtcccatcgctgcaacccGCGTACGGACTCGGgcgaggcgaaggtcgagagccgtgcgtcctccgaaacacatcCCAGACAAGCCGCACTgcctcttgacacaatgcccacttaacccggaagccagtcgcaccaatgtgtcagaggaaacattgttcacctggcgaccgtgtcagcatgcactgcgcccagtCCGCCACAGGACTCGcaagtgcgcgatgggacaaggacatccatgccggccaaaccctcccctaacctggacgacgctgtgcACCGccccaattgtgcaccgccccatgggtctcccggtcgcggctggctgcgacagagcctggactccagtggcactgagatgcagagccttagaccactgcgccactcaggagtccAGGAATTAGTGAAATATGTATTCTAAATGTGTTTGTCTTAATGCCTAGCCCTTGATTAGGTTATTTGACATCTTGTTAATTTAGCTACATAAATCATTCATGCTTTAAATCAACAGGACAGCACAACCCACAAACCACTGAGTGTCTGACTGACCTGAAGCACAATGGGGTCAATGCAGGTGAATTTGGTCTCCTCTCTATAGAGATACTCTATGGAACACTTCAGCAGCAGGATCTTGGGGTTCTTGATGTACGAGTTCATCTAAGACAAAATTATACTTTATTGAGTTCATCTGCACATAGACAAGCAATAAACAGTGTCGTTCTGGCTCGGTTTACAGGGAGAGATGGTGGTTATTTTTACAGGAGAGGGAACCTACCTTTTTGTGGGCAATGTTCTTGGTACAGACAAAGCCATTCACTACGGCAGAGTCAAACTTCTTCCCTCCAGGAATCTAAAaaaaccaataataataataaaatagccATTTTGGTCACGTTAAATTACTCAAAATTCAACCCCTACAGTGGGTGCAGTATAAGTACAGATACATGACAAATGACCTGATTCAGAGTTGAGATAAGTGCAGGCAACTCGGACTTTAGCGTAAATCTTTGATTGAATTCTATATGGAGACTTGCACAGAAAGTCAAGTTAATCACCCAAATCTCAAGTCAGAATACCTCCCTGAGAGCACTGTGAGTGTAGCCTCTTAATTACCAGACTAATTACCGCTGCGCTACAGAATGTAAGCTTGTGAGACTTCTGGATGGTTGTACGAGGTTACTGTCAGTGAGCTACCTTCTTGATGTGGACCAGTTGTCTGATGTCCATGTCATCATCACAGCTGCGAACGTCTGGCCGCACCGTCTGCACCACTTGCCTCACCACGGGAACAATGATGTCACgccaggagagggacagggactcACTGTACAACAGCTGCTGCAGCAGCGCCATCATGTGACTGTGGTTGGCAGAGCTGGGTAAGGGAGGGAAGAAAACAGCAGTTTAAGGCCAGTATACCATGTGGATTCACCAGCtaaatattttacatttttatttaactaggcaagtccgttaagaacaaattcgtatttacaatgacagcctaccccggccaaaccctaacctggacgatactgggccaattgtgcgccgccctatgggactcccagcctggaattgaaccagggtccgaagtgacgcttctagcactaagatgcagtgccttagaccgctgtgtcactCTGGAGTCCAAAATAACACCATAGTATGCTCCAATTCATACTGAGATGTTGTTTCATCTAAAAGAATGACTCAAATATGTTCCACTTCAGTTCCAGTTTTACTTCACTTCAGTAAGCTAAAGACTAGTCTTTAGTTTCCAAACATCCAACATACctataacaaataaataaatggaatgaCAAAAACATTTGAGCAACTTTCAAACCTCTAAGTTATCTGACTGTACTCACAGTAGCCTCTCCATGGCCTTCttctctccattctcctctctgaGCTGGTCCAGGGAGCTGTGGTGCCAGCCCAGAGGAGTGAACAGCATCTCTTTAGCCTTCTCCTCCACACGACGGTTAAACAGGGActctacagcacacacacagacagagagaagagtgagagagcacGATAGAGAGAGAATGTTAGCTTGGCTTACAGCTACAATACATTAGGTTCAGTACCAACTGCTTGTTCAACAGAAAGAATACACAGCTGCAAAAGAGTGGAAAAGGAAGCAACACTTGAACTAAATAAGGAAGTGGGGAATTCCTGGGTCATTCCACGAAAAGAGTGCATTTTGCGTGCATCCcattgatattttaagtagaaattgtgcacaaatattgaattttaaatggctgttatattaaatgaagtgccctttaacatagatcacatggagaattcaataaaaaaatatgattAAAGGCTCCCTTCATCGACCCCGTGGCATCACTTCTAGGAAGGTTTCAACCCACTTAATCCCAACATTCTCCAAGTTTCAACATCAtcgtaaagccctagttattttgtcgCTTTGACGAAGTCATTTCTGATGATGATTATCTATATGTGATTAATTtacgtctgtccctcattttaaggtcaaccgtgttatgtgaactgaactgtcgttttaatatggtgaacAGTGGCGGCCCGTCCATTAGGGGCAGTGCCCCACTTCTGGTTGGTTTAAACAAGTGAAAAATGATCAACTGCTCTGCCATCAGCAGCACTGGGCATCCGGCCTGCCACACATCACTCGGATTACATTGCCAGCTCTTACATTGCTTGGTATTGAGTCTGCTCACTCTGCAAATGacctagtaaataaataatcatgatAGTCATTGGGAGCCTGGGACCTAAACCGGACATCCACATCCATCACCAGTTGAAGGACAAAGGGATACACTTGCTAAGACCTTCTCATGGATCTGAtaggacaaaaaaaaacatggttCTATGCCCAATTTGCAACACTATTTTGGGTTTCCTGCTGTTAGATGCTAGCTAGTGGATACTAGCTACCGTAAAGCATGCACACCGGTAGCTAGCTTGCTCGCACACCGGTAGCTAGCTTGCTCGCACACCGGTAGCTAGCTTGCTCGCACACCGGTAGCTAGCTTGCTCGCACACCGGTAGCTAGCTTGCTCGCACACCGGTAGCTAGCTTGCTCGCACACCGGTAGCTAGCTTGCTCGCACACCGGTAGCTAGCTTGCTCGCACACCGGTAGCTAGCTTGCTCGCACACCGGTAGCTAGCTTGCTCGCACACCGGTAGCTAGCTTGCTCGCACACCGGTAGCTAGTTAGCTCGCACACCGGTAGCTAGTTAGCTCGCACACCGGTAGCTAGTTAGCTCGCACACCGGTAGCTAGTTAGCTCGCACACCGGTAGCTAGTTAGCTCGCACACCGGTAGCTAGTTAGCTCGCATACCGGTAGCTAGTTAGCTCGCATACCGGTAGCTAGTTAGCTCGCATACCGGCAGCTAGTTAGCTCGCATACCGGCAGCTAGTTAGCTCGCATGGCAATCAACTCCAACTAAAGTTACTGGTGAGTTCATCATGCTAtttagctatccccagttagagaATTTGTTTTCACTTGTCGCATTTGTGATTTTTGTTGAGTTTTCCCTTCGATGCACTCGTGAGCTGGCTGCAAGCTGCTCGTTCTAAAAATTACTTTGTTAATCAAAACAGTGGCAGCATGTGCAGCAGAGATGATTCCGTTTTTACATCCAAAAATAAATTGGTGTATTTATGCTGTTGTTCAAATGCACAGATCACTTTATACATCTTCCCAAAGAAACAAGTGGTCATTTGAAAACTAATAATTCTGTCATGCTGCTTTTGTGACTCCCCAACTCCCCAGTTGACAGTAACACTTCTCAAAAGTCACCAAATTTGTGGAACGACCCTCCTACCTTTGATGAAGGCGTCGCTAATGGAGATATTCTGTCCTCCTTCCTCTGAGACCAGGTACTCTGATAGGAGAAAGCGGAGAAATGCATCAACACACGCACAACTCCACCTTccaaaaacatataccaattatGGAAACTGGCTATGCAAACTTTGTGTGCTATCCTATATTTATTTCTGAACGCCACACATTTATATGCATAGCTCATTTCCTGTCACTGTTCCTTTAAATGTTGGGGTGGTTGTTGTTGTAACAACAGGTAATGTGCAAAATTCCCACTTTAGAGCAAAACAAATCTGAATTGAACTTTCAGATTTAGGTTGCATATGAAACATTGGAATTGTATCAGGattgcgtttacacaggcaggcccaattctgatcttttgcccaattattggcaaaagagctgatctgattggtc contains:
- the LOC109867930 gene encoding 1-phosphatidylinositol 3-phosphate 5-kinase isoform X7, encoding MFRSHVIVCLSNRSSNMAADDKSSSSSSTLDWSVAPPISPGSPSHLTHFKPLTPEQDEPPLRSAYSSFVNLFRFNKEEGRPPSVTEKPDVVVPSPTGERRNWTIPAHSIHGSGAHRKQHHDLLRRTSTASVDWPLWPGEEGRRKSETPLGTHDPRTAVQLRTALKRLKEIMEGKSQDSDLKQYWMPDSQCKECYDCNEKFTTFRRRHHCRLCGQIFCSRCCNQEIPGKFMGYTGDLRACTYCRKIALSYSHSADSGSIGEDLSALSDSSPCSTCVLEPSEPRTPVGGRKASRNIFLEEDLAWQRVEETEERETFSTLHPLYPLPSMSSPLPPCPLHPSPVSSVYPPFLPLYTGKTPIGMRKNLIHQDSQNSGMNSRRSTLQEDGGKSPIRKRPVLSRSASVTNLSLDRSGSSMVPSYDSSVSPQTSRAMPKPDHSEEERKILLDSSQLKDLWKKICHNTTGMEFQDHRYWLRTYPNCIVGKELVNWLLRNGTISTRAQAIAIGQALVDGRWLDCVTHHDQLFRDEYALYRPLQSTDFSETPSPDSDSVNSLEGHSEPSWFKDIKFDDSDTDQVADENDYVMPNSSSPSKRTSVSSFQSAVDSDSAASINLNMEQDNVNFHIKKQSKYPHVPPHPTEQKEYLVSEEGGQNISISDAFIKESLFNRRVEEKAKEMLFTPLGWHHSSLDQLREENGEKKAMERLLSANHSHMMALLQQLLYSESLSLSWRDIIVPVVRQVVQTVRPDVRSCDDDMDIRQLVHIKKIPGGKKFDSAVVNGFVCTKNIAHKKMNSYIKNPKILLLKCSIEYLYREETKFTCIDPIVLQEREFLKNYVQRIADVRPNLVLVEKTVSRIAQDMLLEHGITLVINVKPQVLDRVSRMTQGDLVMSMDQLLTKPRLGTCQKFYLHSFQLANNELKTLMFFEGCSPQLGCTIKLRGASEYELARVKEIIILMVCVAYHSQLEISFLMDEFAMPPSLAKTNSFPCLLESTTVEEEEESQENGTDQSTLSQGGETVLGEEEEKSSLGKSVSESSSPKDVHGVKVNKKHFLSSSSSLGAEGVESAEVMTSTPLSNRQVLPPPVSPPYLIDDLEELADEIGSGKGETEGGSGSGVLGRGESREESSGSETPPRLFRDPLQDDTGLFVTEQVASTDDRLKTLTAGFKQELKDIILCISPFITFREPFLLTPAGLRCPSRDYFPEKVYLSPLLNKDFKELDCRRKRQLLKDSAPSGGGITNGVPPLRPIQVLPSHHLTSARIAEQLGSSQDLAKMLADYRAQGGRLRQEADPFTQPLPQPPVREAPPPKHPVKADSEEEKPAGQNDMTWASKLDCLNPVNHQRLCVLFSSSSAQSNNSPNPCVSPWIVTMEFYGKNDLTLGIFLERYCFRPSYQCPSMFCETPMVHHVRRFVHGSGCVQIVLKELDSPVPGYQHTILNYSWCRICKQVTPVVPLSNDSWSMSFAKYLELRFYGHQYTRRANAEPCGHSIHKDYHQYFSYNQMVASFSYISVRLLEICLPPPKIFIRNQGPSKASMQQDLKDFSQKVNQVYLAIEDRLTSLKTDTFSKTREEKMEDLFAQKDMEEAELRSWIEKLQARLQACGSDSPQQLQTVLESVVVKKQSLCETLQSWNSRLQDLFQQEKGRKRLSVPASPGRHRPTDDSKTSVLESSPRNPSPVVQNGDKEDRHLTTLPSSSGSSLLTLPSPGEPGSEPLSSGPSFPDQDSVSIPEDVFDGHLLGSNDSQVKEKSTMKAILANLLPGNSYNPIPFPFDPDKHYLMYEHERVPIAVCEREPSSIIAFALSCKEYKTALDELSKTTVKAGGEDTTQTISSGESRAKNSPAKPNETASSQMGPGRSSMDADPLKDADIGDKHKKSAGNPHIELQFSDANAKFYCRIYYAEEFHKMREEIMDSTEDDFVRSLSHCVNWQARGGKSGAVFYATEDDRFILKQMPRLEVQSFLDFAPHYFTYITGAVQQKRPTALAKILGVYRIGYKNSQNNSEKKLDLLVMENLFYGRKMAQVFDLKGSLRNRNVKTDSGKESCEVVLLDENLLKLVHDNPLYIRAHCKAILRAAIHSDAYFLSSHLIIDYSLLVGRDDTTDQLVVGIIDYIRTFTWDKKLEMVVKSTGILGGQGKMPTVVSPELYRSRFCEAMDKYFLMVPDHWTGLGVNC
- the LOC109867930 gene encoding 1-phosphatidylinositol 3-phosphate 5-kinase isoform X13: MAADDKSSSSSSTLDWSVAPPISPGSPSHLTHFKPLTPEQDEPPLRSAYSSFVNLFRFNKEEGRPPSVTEKPDVVVPSPTGERRNWTIPAHSIHGSGAHRKQHHDLLRRTSTASEGRRKSETPLGTHDPRTAVQLRTALKRLKEIMEGKSQDSDLKQYWMPDSQCKECYDCNEKFTTFRRRHHCRLCGQIFCSRCCNQEIPGKFMGYTGDLRACTYCRKIALSYSHSADSGSIGEDLSALSDSSPCSTCVLEPSEPRTPVGGRKASRNIFLEEDLAWQSLIHQDSQNSGMNSRRSTLQEDGGKSPIRKRSASVTNLSLDRSGSSMVPSYDSSVSPQTSRAMPKPDHSEEERKILLDSSQLKDLWKKICHNTTGMEFQDHRYWLRTYPNCIVGKELVNWLLRNGTISTRAQAIAIGQALVDGRWLDCVTHHDQLFRDEYALYRPLQSTDFSETPSPDSDSVNSLEGHSEPSWFKDIKFDDSDTDQVADENDYVMPNSSSPSKRTSVSSFQSAVDSDSAASINLNMEQDNVNFHIKKQSKYPHVPPHPTEQKEYLVSEEGGQNISISDAFIKESLFNRRVEEKAKEMLFTPLGWHHSSLDQLREENGEKKAMERLLSANHSHMMALLQQLLYSESLSLSWRDIIVPVVRQVVQTVRPDVRSCDDDMDIRQLVHIKKIPGGKKFDSAVVNGFVCTKNIAHKKMNSYIKNPKILLLKCSIEYLYREETKFTCIDPIVLQEREFLKNYVQRIADVRPNLVLVEKTVSRIAQDMLLEHGITLVINVKPQVLDRVSRMTQGDLVMSMDQLLTKPRLGTCQKFYLHSFQLANNELKTLMFFEGCSPQLGCTIKLRGASEYELARVKEIIILMVCVAYHSQLEISFLMDEFAMPPSLAKTNSFPCLLESTTVEEEEESQENGTDQSTLSQGGETVLGEEEEKSSLGKSVSESSSPKDVHGVKVNKKHFLSSSSSLGAEGVESAEVMTSTPLSNRQVLPPPVSPPYLIDDLEELADEIGSGKGETEGGSGSGVLGRGESREESSGSETPPRLFRDPLQDDTGLFVTEQVASTDDRLKTLTAGFKQELKDIILCISPFITFREPFLLTPAGLRCPSRDYFPEKVYLSPLLNKDFKELDCRRKRQLLKDSAPSGGGITNGVPPLRPIQVLPSHHLTSARIAEQLGSSQDLAKMLADYRAQGGRLRQEADPFTQPLPQPPVREAPPPKHPVKADSEEEKPAGQNDMTWASKLDCLNPVNHQRLCVLFSSSSAQSNNSPNPCVSPWIVTMEFYGKNDLTLGIFLERYCFRPSYQCPSMFCETPMVHHVRRFVHGSGCVQIVLKELDSPVPGYQHTILNYSWCRICKQVTPVVPLSNDSWSMSFAKYLELRFYGHQYTRRANAEPCGHSIHKDYHQYFSYNQMVASFSYISVRLLEICLPPPKIFIRNQGPSKASMQQDLKDFSQKVNQVYLAIEDRLTSLKTDTFSKTREEKMEDLFAQKDMEEAELRSWIEKLQARLQACGSDSPQQLQTVLESVVVKKQSLCETLQSWNSRLQDLFQQEKGRKRLSVPASPGRHRPTDDSKTSVLESSPRNPSPVVQNGDKEDRHLTTLPSSSGSSLLTLPSPGEPGSEPLSSGPSFPDQDSVSIPEDVFDGHLLGSNDSQVKEKSTMKAILANLLPGNSYNPIPFPFDPDKHYLMYEHERVPIAVCEREPSSIIAFALSCKEYKTALDELSKTTVKAGGEDTTQTISSGESRAKNSPAKPNETASSQMGPGRSSMDADPLKDADIGDKHKKSAGNPHIELQFSDANAKFYCRIYYAEEFHKMREEIMDSTEDDFVRSLSHCVNWQARGGKSGAVFYATEDDRFILKQMPRLEVQSFLDFAPHYFTYITGAVQQKRPTALAKILGVYRIGYKNSQNNSEKKLDLLVMENLFYGRKMAQVFDLKGSLRNRNVKTDSGKESCEVVLLDENLLKLVHDNPLYIRAHCKAILRAAIHSDAYFLSSHLIIDYSLLVGRDDTTDQLVVGIIDYIRTFTWDKKLEMVVKSTGILGGQGKMPTVVSPELYRSRFCEAMDKYFLMVPDHWTGLGVNC